One genomic segment of Rivularia sp. PCC 7116 includes these proteins:
- a CDS encoding C1 family peptidase translates to MMLAENRKYRVGGYQAGNKPEDTKHHSAERFQEQELPPKVDLREYMTEVEEQVGNSCVANAFVGAYEYLAKRSIGYSEDVSRLFVYYNARMQHNCHQEDGGTGMYYAIKSLVENGACSEEIWPNDEELLCSEPDTDAYEHAANFKITDCEFIKTDLNLWRHTLAEGYPIAFALNLFKSFGESTRNRGRVPIPKDSDNVRETHAWHAMLCVGYSDKDRMFIVRNSWGSEWGDNGYCYIPYDYIIHQDYNAHDSWIIKSLSDTDFSAGVWEDDESFFAGEGELFLYDFYVTTDEPDNFIERLDALCQEYVESEEDYYFDYEYEEEDADNYIVNILNFDIAIDEEEEFLEKLEALCEEYAIDEDYFFTLDDEEEDEEEEY, encoded by the coding sequence ATGATGTTAGCTGAAAACCGCAAGTATCGTGTTGGTGGTTATCAAGCAGGAAATAAGCCGGAAGATACTAAGCATCATAGCGCCGAGCGTTTTCAAGAACAAGAGTTACCACCCAAGGTTGATTTGCGTGAATATATGACCGAGGTTGAAGAACAGGTAGGAAATAGTTGTGTTGCTAATGCTTTTGTAGGAGCGTATGAATACTTAGCAAAACGTAGTATTGGGTACTCTGAAGATGTCAGTCGCTTGTTTGTCTACTATAACGCTCGGATGCAGCATAATTGCCATCAAGAAGATGGGGGAACCGGAATGTATTATGCAATCAAAAGCCTTGTAGAAAATGGTGCTTGTTCTGAGGAAATTTGGCCTAATGATGAGGAGTTATTATGCTCGGAACCCGATACTGATGCTTACGAACACGCTGCTAATTTTAAAATTACTGATTGCGAGTTTATTAAAACTGACTTGAATTTATGGAGACATACTTTAGCTGAAGGTTATCCAATCGCTTTTGCTCTCAATTTATTCAAGTCTTTTGGCGAAAGTACAAGAAATCGTGGTCGCGTACCTATTCCCAAGGATAGCGATAATGTTCGCGAAACTCATGCATGGCACGCTATGCTCTGTGTGGGATATTCGGATAAAGATCGGATGTTTATCGTCCGAAATTCATGGGGTTCGGAGTGGGGAGATAATGGATATTGCTATATTCCCTATGACTATATAATTCACCAAGACTACAATGCACACGATTCATGGATTATAAAATCTCTCAGCGATACAGACTTTAGTGCTGGGGTTTGGGAAGATGATGAATCATTTTTCGCTGGTGAGGGAGAACTATTTCTTTATGATTTTTACGTCACTACGGATGAGCCGGATAATTTTATTGAGCGACTAGATGCACTTTGTCAAGAGTATGTTGAATCAGAAGAAGATTACTATTTTGATTATGAATATGAAGAAGAAGATGCAGACAATTATATTGTTAATATCTTGAACTTTGATATTGCAATTGACGAAGAGGAAGAATTCCTTGAAAAATTAGAAGCGCTTTGTGAAGAATATGCAATAGATGAAGATTATTTCTTTACTCTTGATGATGAGGAGGAAGACGAAGAAGAGGAATATTAA
- a CDS encoding Na+/H+ antiporter NhaC family protein has translation MDLIFFLVFSFVLLLISAFKGYFIVYPLLISITALFLLLLKRGFRLNKLFALAWNGSKKSFSVIYILLLIGAVISIWMTAGTVPAIVYYGIQFIHPSYFIVSAFILSLLVSLLIGTSFGTVSTIGIALMIMASGSSVNPQITAGAIIAGAYFGDRCSPMSSSANLIAIITQTKIHTNVRRMLATTVYPLVASTIVYLLISIANPVEFERQSITSEIARLFNVNLIVLLPAFAILLLAWLRVEIKISMLVSILIGLFISIFIQGYSLTEIFRYIFLGFELTEDSSLKNIILGGGIFSMARVSLVVIVSTAFAGIFAGTKILEYVRVFLKKAKSRSNLFLATNLVGIAAAAFGCTQTIAILLTEELVKDNYYKNNLDNYQLAVDLENSVVVLSPLIPWNIAGLVPATILMTDSGFIPFAFYLYFVPLFNYFEMRIKEGTGK, from the coding sequence ATGGATTTAATCTTCTTTCTAGTTTTTTCGTTTGTCTTACTTTTAATTAGCGCTTTCAAGGGATATTTTATTGTTTATCCTTTGCTAATCTCTATAACTGCTTTATTTTTATTACTTTTAAAAAGAGGTTTTAGGTTAAACAAACTATTTGCTTTAGCTTGGAATGGAAGTAAAAAATCTTTTTCGGTTATATATATTCTCCTATTAATTGGAGCAGTTATATCTATCTGGATGACAGCGGGAACTGTACCGGCTATTGTCTATTATGGTATTCAATTTATTCATCCCTCCTATTTTATTGTTTCAGCTTTTATCCTGTCACTTTTGGTTTCTTTGTTAATCGGTACTTCATTCGGAACAGTAAGTACAATCGGTATTGCTTTGATGATTATGGCAAGTGGGAGTAGCGTCAATCCTCAAATTACTGCGGGTGCGATTATTGCTGGTGCTTATTTTGGCGATCGCTGTTCTCCGATGTCTTCTAGTGCAAATTTAATTGCGATAATTACTCAAACTAAAATCCACACTAATGTGAGAAGGATGCTAGCAACAACTGTTTATCCTTTGGTTGCTTCTACTATCGTTTATTTGCTGATTTCTATTGCTAATCCGGTAGAATTTGAACGTCAAAGTATTACTTCTGAAATTGCTAGATTATTCAACGTTAATCTGATTGTACTTTTACCTGCATTTGCGATTTTATTACTTGCTTGGTTGCGGGTGGAAATAAAAATATCTATGTTGGTAAGTATATTAATTGGTCTATTTATTAGTATATTTATTCAAGGTTATTCTTTGACTGAGATTTTTCGATATATTTTTCTAGGTTTTGAATTAACGGAAGATAGTAGCTTGAAAAATATTATTCTTGGAGGTGGTATATTTTCAATGGCTAGAGTTTCTCTAGTTGTGATTGTTTCTACAGCATTTGCTGGAATTTTCGCCGGAACTAAAATTTTAGAATATGTACGGGTATTTTTAAAAAAAGCTAAATCTAGGTCTAATTTATTTTTAGCTACGAATCTTGTCGGTATAGCTGCCGCTGCATTTGGCTGTACTCAAACAATTGCAATTCTGTTAACTGAAGAGTTAGTAAAAGATAATTATTATAAAAATAATTTAGATAATTATCAACTTGCAGTGGATTTAGAAAACTCTGTAGTTGTGCTTTCTCCTTTAATTCCTTGGAATATTGCCGGTTTGGTTCCAGCTACTATTTTGATGACAGATTCGGGGTTTATTCCCTTTGCATTTTATCTTTATTTTGTGCCTTTATTTAATTATTTTGAGATGAGAATTAAGGAAGGAACTGGTAAGTAG
- a CDS encoding ATP-grasp domain-containing protein: protein MNTNIKPAELNYCFISGSVLSPSLLNAIQRWGISVYVEPSTPPLPETINILENTEAASLIQDQDATVMMNWEASLAFIIENLPQQRLNQVKAFKNKVIFRELVKELYPNLFYQELTRDNLRDFQLPKEVENVVLKPSLGTASIGIRTIKGQQEWGKAVDSVLKDIDVAKEHMNPAMLNDASFLVEEFVDGDEFACDGFWDSNGKTVITGIYQHPFASSLDVSDTVYYTSTKVLAQTIEPTMQVLEHIGAKLGMRRFPFHFEFRKSNNQIFPIELNPLRFGQVALPDITEYAFGFNPYDLFFTDKAPDWDSLLNDASNSKVYAFVLADIPAKYEPDKYSFDEKSFCNSFGNRLLNYLPSNPQITPFFGVAHVVADRVEEILAYLNLDFEGFLRGREKD, encoded by the coding sequence ATGAATACAAATATTAAACCAGCAGAATTAAATTACTGCTTCATTTCCGGTTCAGTTCTTTCTCCTTCATTATTAAATGCAATCCAACGTTGGGGAATTTCTGTTTACGTTGAGCCGTCAACACCACCTTTACCAGAAACAATTAATATTCTTGAGAATACAGAAGCAGCGTCTTTAATTCAAGATCAAGATGCAACAGTAATGATGAATTGGGAAGCAAGTCTTGCTTTTATTATCGAAAATCTTCCACAGCAACGTTTAAATCAAGTTAAAGCTTTTAAAAATAAAGTTATTTTTCGAGAACTTGTTAAGGAATTATATCCAAATTTATTTTATCAAGAACTTACAAGGGATAATTTGCGGGATTTTCAGTTACCGAAGGAAGTTGAAAATGTTGTATTAAAACCAAGTTTGGGAACTGCTTCTATAGGAATTCGGACAATAAAAGGACAACAAGAATGGGGAAAAGCGGTAGATTCTGTTCTTAAAGATATTGATGTAGCTAAAGAACATATGAATCCGGCGATGTTAAATGATGCTTCTTTTCTTGTAGAAGAATTTGTCGATGGGGATGAGTTTGCTTGTGATGGTTTTTGGGATAGTAACGGAAAGACGGTAATAACTGGGATTTATCAACATCCTTTTGCATCTAGTTTAGATGTTAGCGATACGGTTTACTATACTTCTACGAAAGTGTTAGCTCAAACAATCGAACCGACAATGCAGGTATTAGAGCATATTGGAGCTAAGTTGGGGATGCGTCGTTTTCCATTTCATTTTGAGTTTAGGAAGTCTAATAATCAAATATTTCCTATTGAATTGAATCCGTTACGATTTGGACAAGTAGCGCTTCCAGATATAACGGAATATGCTTTTGGTTTTAATCCCTACGATTTGTTTTTTACGGATAAAGCACCAGATTGGGATTCTTTGTTAAATGATGCAAGTAATTCTAAAGTTTATGCTTTTGTGCTTGCGGATATTCCTGCAAAATATGAACCCGACAAATACAGCTTTGATGAGAAATCTTTTTGTAATAGCTTTGGAAATAGATTATTAAATTATCTTCCTAGCAATCCGCAAATTACTCCTTTTTTCGGGGTAGCTCATGTTGTTGCTGATAGGGTTGAAGAAATTTTAGCATATCTTAATCTTGATTTTGAGGGTTTTTTGAGGGGTAGAGAAAAAGATTAA
- a CDS encoding SUMF1/EgtB/PvdO family nonheme iron enzyme, whose translation MGLAGSERKKLRQAIINAYPSKAKLKMMVSDELEENLDAIAGGENLNEIVFDLIDWAQSQGKLEELIGAAIKGNPGNQELREFQESICNEFNDEKNIVELRESPQIADDGLESKSQNGKFINNIGQITGGEVQFGDRITNQFIDEETKAILRDLQQTLQKTESKNVDTTNSPTQLDFRAPPPKLTNFEFEVVTLDSQGKEIKRCYEQAKYFTENLDNETVLEMVSIPGGKFSMGASIDEKASDENERPQHIVTIQPFFIGKYPITQAQWKFVANLPKIKRELKLEPSYFKGLELPVELVSWYDAQEFCERLSHKTGRIYRLPSEAQWEYACRARNSTPFHFGKTITTKLANYRGQDKNINGKIYKGIYCEEIPGIYRQQTTKVGSFPANNFGLYDMHGLVWEWCADTEHENYHDAPTDGSVWVDNQDEEYRILRGASWDSFPYLCRSASRSAGNPMVGKKEFGFRVII comes from the coding sequence ATGGGTTTAGCAGGTTCCGAACGCAAGAAATTACGTCAAGCTATAATTAACGCTTATCCCAGCAAAGCTAAATTAAAGATGATGGTTTCTGATGAATTGGAAGAAAACCTAGATGCTATTGCTGGGGGAGAGAATCTTAATGAAATAGTTTTCGATTTAATTGACTGGGCGCAATCGCAAGGTAAATTAGAAGAATTAATTGGCGCTGCAATTAAAGGAAATCCAGGAAATCAAGAATTAAGAGAATTTCAAGAGTCTATATGTAATGAATTTAATGATGAGAAGAATATTGTCGAGCTAAGAGAATCTCCACAGATAGCTGATGATGGGTTAGAAAGCAAATCACAAAATGGTAAGTTTATCAATAATATTGGACAGATAACTGGAGGAGAAGTTCAATTTGGCGATCGCATCACTAATCAATTTATCGATGAAGAAACGAAAGCTATTCTAAGAGATTTACAACAGACGCTTCAGAAAACTGAAAGTAAAAATGTAGATACAACAAATTCACCAACGCAACTAGATTTTCGAGCACCCCCACCAAAGCTGACAAATTTTGAGTTTGAAGTTGTAACTCTAGATAGTCAAGGTAAAGAAATTAAACGTTGCTATGAGCAAGCTAAATATTTTACAGAAAATCTGGATAATGAAACTGTATTAGAAATGGTTTCTATTCCTGGTGGTAAGTTTTCAATGGGTGCTTCAATTGATGAAAAAGCATCTGATGAAAACGAACGTCCGCAACATATAGTTACTATACAACCATTTTTTATAGGCAAATATCCTATTACTCAAGCCCAATGGAAATTTGTTGCAAATCTACCCAAAATTAAACGCGAACTTAAACTTGAACCATCTTATTTTAAAGGATTAGAATTACCTGTAGAACTAGTTTCTTGGTATGATGCACAAGAATTTTGCGAGCGATTATCACATAAAACAGGAAGAATATATCGCTTACCCAGCGAAGCACAATGGGAATATGCTTGTCGAGCTAGAAATTCAACTCCATTCCATTTTGGTAAAACAATTACCACAAAATTAGCTAACTATCGCGGACAAGATAAAAATATTAACGGTAAAATTTATAAAGGAATTTATTGTGAGGAAATTCCGGGAATTTATCGTCAACAGACAACTAAAGTAGGTAGTTTCCCTGCAAATAATTTTGGATTGTATGATATGCACGGGTTAGTTTGGGAATGGTGTGCAGACACAGAACATGAAAATTATCATGATGCACCAACTGATGGTAGCGTTTGGGTAGATAATCAAGATGAGGAATATCGTATTTTGCGCGGTGCTTCCTGGGATTCTTTTCCTTACTTATGTCGTAGTGCATCTCGCTCTGCTGGAAATCCAATGGTTGGCAAAAAAGAATTCGGTTTTCGAGTTATTATCTAA
- a CDS encoding AAA domain-containing protein, producing the protein MNVARKLDLILDAWFDYIELDDYSNARVQADEEARKKGKVYEDGVSLNGDRVLIEQPEFSKLQDKLKPGKKSQQEITWVLSFPQVIDTDKKKFLCPLFSLDVTSILKGEYQQEGWNIDELKVTEAGDNLARFLRLDEEQRENLITQDGLRVFLETSFEMKFQTYKQWMQNVSSSRYRIKRQPYLFEWGGGGFSYNLKADFKDIKSGDKKWSKGHPAREYLFGVPQPAEHEVAYMGAFPTEYPPANSQLTAIKHSQSEPITAVQGPPGSGKTTLILHVIAQQVVKRAIHLIETGEDINNLTVISSTNNKAVDNVVDKLDEELEDELFYLKGGNKKTISENAVIKLQSAINYLQLNHFDESNHDTIAEEIKNIQAYLNEQEKNYLNLRAQRKLDEEKKPQLESKIQVLESKLEKSKTSKNRYEAGATELEQFAQLPIEVYKKIKVIFENELSQLPGSNLPWWKKFWLWLTGTNEKKILRRTQKKCEPYILQTIDTPFEVENPISRTVLVQQTRQVEERLERVRELQNIKEELQELSDKIERYDNQLNTLLTELTTIEKRLESQLKDFYHYFHSDYHEKHKKLFRLSQEFLTQQALCNQESVKASLELYKSFLSGNWKDIRKIKENLDEHLKNVSLMFPVITTTLHSIRNMLPWIEQCVDRTILDEAGMIDQHKAFPLLVRSHQAIIVGDPLQIEPIITLSRKRRENYRQTAFLDKGLAEIDYHRYSPEEEYSATTYHRAAGASGEDEDKGKGIKLREHYRCQPQIIEYCDNIAGYGLEVMTETTPSLLGTNLIAHNIEGNIINNVNQEEVTAVCELVQHLVNQGYSLEDIGVISPFKIHSGALKESLTQKFSRFDKNSIGTVHTFQGAEKKVIILSTMACRSQDSGKIVWINRRPNLLNVAVSRAKELFILVGNLYRLEEGGSYTRQLVEHIRENGDINDYKFEREVPQLKPQDNPVYDCEHLEIFKDAIEQAEEELIIVTPWIRGSESKRFADDIVSALERGVKVIVIYGNLNSRDVENDNNDASLEKDLTELFSDYSNSHFTRLGGDKHLESEGTNEKILVCDSKFAIIGSWNWLSHPYRRQCNRSSINPNLQIRRETSIKLSNSTSIEDVKARIYPLIR; encoded by the coding sequence TTGAACGTAGCTAGAAAATTAGATTTAATTCTTGACGCATGGTTCGACTACATTGAGTTGGATGATTACAGTAATGCCAGAGTTCAAGCTGATGAAGAAGCTCGTAAAAAAGGTAAAGTATACGAAGATGGTGTGAGTTTAAATGGCGATCGCGTACTAATTGAACAACCTGAATTTTCAAAACTGCAAGATAAACTCAAACCAGGAAAGAAATCTCAACAAGAGATAACATGGGTGTTGTCATTTCCACAAGTTATTGATACTGATAAGAAAAAATTTTTGTGTCCTTTATTTAGCTTGGATGTTACATCTATCCTCAAAGGGGAATATCAACAGGAAGGATGGAATATTGATGAACTGAAGGTTACCGAAGCTGGAGACAACTTAGCTAGATTTTTAAGGTTGGATGAGGAACAACGGGAAAATTTGATTACTCAGGATGGGTTGCGGGTATTTCTGGAAACAAGTTTTGAGATGAAGTTTCAAACTTACAAGCAATGGATGCAGAATGTAAGTAGTTCTCGTTACCGAATTAAACGACAACCATATTTATTTGAGTGGGGTGGAGGGGGATTTTCTTATAATCTTAAGGCAGATTTTAAAGACATTAAATCAGGTGATAAAAAGTGGTCAAAAGGACATCCTGCTCGTGAATATCTATTCGGTGTACCTCAACCAGCGGAACATGAAGTTGCTTATATGGGTGCTTTTCCTACTGAATATCCACCAGCTAATTCACAATTAACTGCGATAAAACATTCTCAAAGCGAACCTATAACTGCTGTACAGGGACCACCGGGTTCTGGAAAAACCACTCTTATTCTTCATGTCATCGCTCAACAGGTAGTTAAACGTGCTATTCATTTAATTGAAACTGGTGAAGATATTAATAATTTGACGGTTATTAGCAGTACTAATAATAAAGCAGTTGATAATGTGGTTGATAAATTGGATGAAGAATTAGAAGATGAATTATTTTATTTAAAAGGTGGTAATAAAAAAACTATTAGTGAGAATGCTGTCATAAAATTACAATCAGCAATTAATTATTTACAATTAAATCATTTTGATGAGAGTAATCACGATACTATTGCAGAAGAAATAAAAAATATCCAAGCATACTTGAACGAACAAGAGAAGAATTATTTAAATTTACGCGCTCAACGTAAGTTAGATGAGGAGAAAAAACCTCAGCTTGAGTCAAAAATACAAGTACTTGAATCAAAATTAGAGAAATCGAAGACTTCTAAAAATCGATATGAAGCTGGAGCTACGGAATTAGAACAATTTGCACAACTTCCAATTGAAGTATATAAAAAAATTAAAGTTATTTTTGAAAATGAGCTATCACAGTTACCAGGGAGTAATTTACCTTGGTGGAAAAAATTCTGGCTGTGGTTAACTGGCACAAATGAAAAAAAGATTTTGCGTAGAACTCAGAAAAAATGTGAACCATATATTCTACAAACTATTGATACCCCTTTTGAAGTAGAAAATCCAATTAGTCGTACTGTTTTAGTTCAACAAACAAGACAGGTTGAAGAAAGACTTGAACGAGTAAGAGAGTTACAAAATATCAAGGAAGAATTACAAGAATTATCTGATAAAATTGAGCGTTATGATAACCAACTGAATACATTACTTACAGAATTAACAACCATAGAGAAAAGGTTAGAATCTCAACTGAAAGATTTTTATCATTATTTTCATAGTGATTATCACGAGAAACACAAAAAATTATTTAGATTATCCCAGGAATTTCTGACTCAACAAGCACTTTGCAATCAAGAGAGTGTAAAAGCTTCTTTAGAACTATACAAAAGCTTTCTTTCAGGAAACTGGAAAGATATACGTAAAATAAAAGAAAATCTAGACGAACATCTAAAGAATGTCAGTTTGATGTTTCCCGTCATCACCACTACATTACATTCAATCCGAAATATGCTCCCTTGGATTGAACAATGCGTTGACCGCACAATTTTAGACGAAGCAGGAATGATTGATCAACACAAAGCTTTTCCTTTATTAGTGCGATCGCATCAAGCTATTATAGTCGGAGACCCGTTACAAATTGAACCTATAATTACTTTAAGTCGAAAAAGACGGGAGAACTATCGTCAAACAGCGTTTCTTGATAAAGGATTAGCTGAAATTGATTACCATCGTTACAGTCCAGAAGAAGAATATAGCGCTACTACCTATCATCGAGCTGCTGGAGCTAGTGGGGAAGATGAAGATAAAGGTAAGGGAATTAAATTAAGAGAACATTATCGCTGTCAACCTCAAATTATCGAATATTGCGATAATATTGCTGGATATGGCTTAGAAGTGATGACAGAAACAACTCCCTCACTATTGGGAACAAATTTGATTGCTCATAACATTGAAGGAAATATCATAAATAATGTAAATCAAGAAGAAGTAACAGCGGTATGTGAGTTAGTACAGCATTTAGTTAATCAAGGTTATTCATTAGAAGATATAGGCGTAATTTCACCATTTAAAATTCATTCAGGTGCGTTAAAAGAAAGTTTAACTCAAAAATTTTCTAGATTTGATAAAAACTCTATTGGAACCGTTCACACTTTTCAAGGTGCTGAGAAAAAGGTTATTATTCTTTCTACTATGGCTTGTCGTTCTCAAGATAGTGGTAAGATTGTTTGGATTAACAGACGACCAAATCTTCTCAACGTCGCTGTTTCTAGAGCGAAAGAATTATTTATTTTAGTTGGTAATCTTTACAGGTTAGAGGAAGGTGGAAGTTATACCCGTCAGCTTGTAGAACATATTCGGGAAAATGGAGATATTAATGATTACAAATTTGAAAGAGAAGTTCCTCAATTAAAACCACAAGATAATCCGGTTTATGATTGCGAACACTTAGAAATTTTTAAAGATGCTATTGAACAAGCTGAAGAAGAATTAATTATTGTCACACCTTGGATTCGTGGTAGTGAATCCAAACGATTTGCTGATGATATTGTTTCAGCTTTGGAAAGAGGAGTTAAGGTAATAGTAATTTACGGTAATCTAAACAGTAGAGATGTTGAAAATGATAATAATGATGCATCATTGGAGAAAGATTTAACAGAATTATTTTCTGATTATTCTAATTCCCATTTCACCCGCTTAGGTGGAGATAAGCATCTTGAAAGTGAAGGAACTAACGAAAAAATCCTGGTTTGCGATAGTAAATTTGCTATTATTGGAAGTTGGAATTGGCTTTCTCATCCTTATAGAAGACAATGTAACAGGTCATCGATTAATCCCAACCTTCAGATTCGTCGAGAAACAAGTATTAAGCTTTCTAATTCAACTTCTATTGAAGATGTAAAAGCAAGAATTTATCCATTAATTAGATAA
- a CDS encoding nuclease-related domain-containing protein yields the protein MSTRIKQPGEYIRKLARKRKLSAMIRYFLAAGVAIATLCLFIIYSTSSIGVLFLFTGFSSSYYFYRSGKYFQQRALDARRGAKAETDVADILNVLELQKWQIEYNLRIKKWGDADIVLHSPKDNWYVIDVKSHGGTKISESGRLRRRYGKNIYDFREGNLLYKVKGQAKEVRLLKGIKWVTAMLCFTRGGVDISNDEVNGVYVVSLGNLVDTLLRLDK from the coding sequence TTGTCAACAAGAATAAAACAACCGGGTGAATATATCCGTAAATTAGCTAGAAAAAGAAAGTTATCAGCAATGATACGTTATTTTCTAGCTGCGGGTGTTGCAATAGCAACACTATGTTTATTTATTATTTACAGTACTTCTTCAATAGGAGTTTTGTTTTTATTTACGGGTTTCAGTAGTTCATACTATTTTTATCGTAGCGGTAAATACTTTCAACAACGAGCTTTAGATGCTCGACGCGGTGCTAAAGCCGAAACTGATGTAGCCGATATATTAAATGTCTTAGAATTACAAAAATGGCAAATTGAATATAATTTGCGAATAAAAAAATGGGGAGATGCCGATATAGTGTTGCATTCACCCAAAGATAACTGGTACGTAATTGATGTTAAGTCTCATGGTGGAACAAAAATATCTGAAAGCGGACGTTTAAGAAGACGTTATGGTAAAAATATTTATGATTTTAGAGAAGGCAATCTACTTTATAAAGTGAAAGGACAAGCAAAAGAAGTTAGGCTTTTGAAAGGTATAAAGTGGGTAACTGCAATGCTTTGTTTTACCAGGGGTGGTGTAGATATTTCTAATGATGAAGTTAATGGCGTTTATGTAGTTAGTCTCGGTAATTTGGTTGATACTTTGTTGAGATTAGATAAGTGA
- a CDS encoding Uma2 family endonuclease produces MTSLTFNLNPIIKLTREQFYQLCEINPELKLERNAEGELIVMPPTGGETGRSNSSINAQIYLWNEEKQLGEVFDSSTGFTLPSGADRSPDVSWVEKSRWNGLTKEQKEQFIPLCPDFVIEIMSPSDNVKKLQNKMIEYIENGCRLGWLIKRKKQEVEIYRPGKDVEVLRLPETLSGEDILPGFVLNMQKIWE; encoded by the coding sequence ATGACTTCACTTACATTCAACTTAAATCCGATAATTAAACTTACCCGAGAACAATTTTATCAACTATGTGAAATAAACCCAGAATTAAAACTAGAACGTAACGCTGAAGGGGAATTAATTGTTATGCCACCCACAGGAGGAGAAACGGGGAGAAGTAACTCTAGTATTAACGCTCAAATATATTTGTGGAACGAAGAAAAGCAACTCGGCGAAGTTTTTGATTCATCAACTGGATTTACATTACCATCTGGTGCAGACCGTTCGCCAGATGTTTCTTGGGTAGAAAAGTCTCGTTGGAATGGTTTAACAAAGGAACAAAAAGAACAATTTATTCCTCTTTGTCCCGATTTTGTGATTGAAATCATGTCACCTTCCGATAATGTGAAAAAACTGCAAAATAAGATGATTGAATATATTGAAAATGGCTGCCGTTTGGGTTGGCTGATAAAGCGTAAAAAGCAGGAAGTAGAAATTTATCGTCCTGGTAAAGATGTCGAAGTTTTGAGATTACCTGAAACTCTTTCTGGAGAAGACATTTTACCTGGATTTGTGCTTAATATGCAGAAAATTTGGGAATAA
- a CDS encoding CPBP family intramembrane glutamic endopeptidase: MSQTYLDVARQGKNSWWRYLLGIIIILFFWLLLGGIVSGLLIFSRFANQGFSQAELIKQIEAFLRTPSLQVYLIINVQFLFFMLGIFLSMRWLHQRRFLTLVGADAKIRWQRFLQGFGVWFLIQLIIFAVGYILQPDNLEFAFKPVQWLTLLACAVVLTPIQTSAEELFFRGYILQGFGLITKQPLLLMIINGFLFMLPHLGNPEVQRGLLWMALYYFAFGVFCSLLTLKDNRLELALGAHAANNLFIILFVSTKDSAVPVPAMWLVKEIGEPQWGVIWFLVKCSLFYLIIFGLRKKGIVSSEQ; encoded by the coding sequence ATGAGTCAAACTTATCTAGATGTCGCACGACAAGGTAAAAACAGTTGGTGGCGCTATCTATTAGGAATAATAATTATACTGTTTTTCTGGTTATTATTAGGTGGTATCGTCTCAGGTCTTTTAATATTTTCACGTTTCGCAAATCAAGGATTTAGTCAGGCGGAGTTGATAAAGCAAATAGAAGCTTTTTTAAGAACACCTTCGCTGCAAGTTTACTTAATTATAAACGTTCAATTTCTCTTTTTTATGCTCGGAATATTTCTGAGTATGCGGTGGCTGCATCAGCGTCGTTTTTTAACTTTAGTTGGTGCAGATGCCAAAATTCGATGGCAACGATTCTTGCAAGGATTTGGAGTCTGGTTTTTAATTCAATTAATTATTTTTGCTGTCGGTTATATATTACAGCCAGACAATTTAGAATTTGCTTTTAAACCAGTTCAATGGTTGACTTTGCTAGCTTGTGCTGTTGTATTAACCCCCATACAAACTTCTGCTGAAGAGTTATTTTTTCGCGGCTATATATTGCAGGGCTTCGGATTAATTACAAAACAACCATTACTATTAATGATTATTAATGGTTTTTTGTTTATGCTACCCCATTTAGGCAATCCAGAAGTTCAAAGAGGATTGTTATGGATGGCTTTATACTACTTTGCTTTTGGTGTTTTTTGTTCCTTATTAACCCTCAAAGATAATCGATTAGAACTAGCTTTAGGCGCTCATGCTGCAAATAACTTGTTCATCATATTATTTGTTAGCACAAAAGATTCAGCAGTACCCGTACCTGCAATGTGGTTAGTTAAAGAAATTGGCGAACCGCAATGGGGAGTAATATGGTTTTTGGTTAAATGTAGTTTGTTTTATTTAATTATTTTTGGTTTAAGAAAGAAGGGAATAGTGAGCAGTGAGCAGTGA